Proteins encoded in a region of the Apilactobacillus apisilvae genome:
- a CDS encoding response regulator transcription factor: MNKKVFIVEDDENILNLMINNLNSWDYLTYSVNDWNNISKEVKYQNPDIVLCDIQLPFKDGFYWIKKIREYSKVPIIVISVSNIDNNVMHAVSLGADDYIMKPFSMNLLVAKIQALLKRVSNSENVIFWADNKYNKLTNEIQNVNGSVILTPTESSMIQILLQNINEFVPNNELLDLLWQGGNYLNDNTLNVNISRLRSKLNQIKIKDSLQNKRGVGYKMVDHE; encoded by the coding sequence ATGAATAAAAAAGTTTTTATAGTTGAAGACGATGAAAATATATTGAATTTAATGATTAATAATTTAAACTCATGGGACTATTTAACATATAGTGTTAATGATTGGAATAATATTTCTAAAGAAGTAAAATATCAAAATCCTGATATCGTTCTTTGTGATATTCAATTACCATTTAAAGATGGATTTTATTGGATTAAAAAGATAAGAGAATATTCTAAAGTGCCAATAATTGTTATTTCTGTATCCAATATTGATAATAATGTAATGCATGCTGTTTCTTTGGGCGCTGATGATTACATAATGAAGCCATTTTCCATGAATCTATTAGTCGCTAAAATTCAAGCTCTTTTAAAACGTGTATCTAATTCTGAAAATGTTATATTTTGGGCTGACAATAAATATAATAAGTTAACTAATGAAATTCAAAACGTTAATGGAAGTGTTATTTTAACACCAACTGAGAGTTCAATGATTCAAATATTATTACAAAATATTAATGAATTTGTACCTAATAATGAGTTATTAGATTTATTATGGCAAGGTGGAAATTATTTAAATGATAATACATTAAATGTAAATATTAGTAGACTCAGATCAAAATTGAATCAGATTAAAATTAAAGATTCACTACAAAATAAAAGAGGAGTTGGATATAAGATGGTGGACCATGAATAA